From the Lemur catta isolate mLemCat1 chromosome 1, mLemCat1.pri, whole genome shotgun sequence genome, the window ACTAGAGAAATCAGACGCACTATTAGTGAGATCAGATGCTACCTGACCTACCAGCTGCTGGTTGGTTTGTAAGCTGTCTCCACTCAACAGGTCTTTAACAGTGCTATTGAAATCTAATTGTGGCTCTCCAATTTCTGATTGTGCTTGATTATCTCCAGGAGAAAAATTGATCTGATCGGTGCTATTACTTTTGGTGAGGTAAGATGGTGTTTGGAATTCATAAACAGAAGTGCTGGAATCAATCATATTCTGTGGGTTGGCACTAGGAAAAACAGCGGAAGTTTCCAAAATCTGAGTGAGATTCATCCGGGCTGTGTAATTGGAGGGCAGGTTGTTCATTCCCAAACCTCTCACTGCATCATCATTGTCAGAATCAAGTTTACTCAACAAAACATTggttatttttttactgtttgtttGCTTCTGAAGAGCATTCGGGAAGGCTGTCTGCATCATGACTGTCAATGGAACTGATTGACTTCTTTGAGCTATGTTGTTGGCACATGCATCTGTGTGAACATTTGTGAAAACATGAACTTCTGGAGTTACCGGACTTCCAAAGGGGGTCACATTAGATCGTGGGATATTAGATACTGGATAGAGGGTGCTTCCACTAAGATTACGTTGGCGATGAACAGCAGGGCTCACACTCCGGCATCTGAAGTTGCTGCTGGCAGATGAATTAGTTCCTTTATTATCAAGAGGGGCAGGGACTGCAAAACCCTCCTGTTTGTTGGTATTATTTACAGTGGCACCTGGCTGCTGCACAGGAGAGACAGGAGTCAAACGACCAAAATGAGTGTCATGATGTCTGGACTGAGACTGATAGGACTGTCCAGGCACAGCAAAAGCATGAGGTTTCCTGAAACGGTCTTCCACTAGTTCCTGATAGCTTGGGAGAATCCCATGGCCAGAAACTGAGGAATTACCAACCCCACTATACCcattattcatccattcaagCTTGGTTTTGTCAGGGTGGGTGGCCATGGGTCTTTGCATTGGTTTCACAGGACTACTTGAGACAATGCTGGCATCATGATATGCCATACTGGAGCTTATTGGGGTGAATGCAAATGGATTTCTGCATTCGACGGGGCTGGGAGGGACACTACTGCTGCAGTTAGAATGTGGAGTACCAATGGGTGTATGTCGGCTACTTCCTAAAGCACTATCCACAGGTGTAGTCTGGGCCAGCCTGGAGCAAGGGCTCTCCCGTGATAGACTCTGAGACCCAGCAATCATTTCAGAggttggggtaggggttggggttggggttggggtaggaGTGGgcgtgggtgtgggtgtgtggaCTGGAGTGCCATTGCTGTGGATGGGATGATAGAAGTGGGTGCTGGAGGTGTGAGACGACATTGGAGCTCCTGGAGTTACTGACTGACTCTGAAGTGTCATTCCCAAACAGTTACCGTAAGAATGCGAATTGTTCATTGACATTTGTTGCTCCATAAGCACCAGCTCTTCCACAATACTATCTTGTGTAAGTTCATCATCAAAAGGAAAGTAGCTTTCATTTGTCTGGGAAACAGAAGGTTCAAACTCCTTCAGTTCAGACTGCAGAGGTAACTGATCAGAAGAATGTGCTTGTATTTGATTCAAAGAAGATTCTTGTATCTGGCTATGTAGCTGCTGGGTATACGTTTCCTGTGGCATTCCTTCTAATTCCCAAACAGATTTCTCTAAGTCATTGATATCAGAGTGCTCAGGAATTGTCATAACACTGACATCTTGCTGTTGTTCACAGCTGGCAGATATAAACTCAGAATCCTTAGTGATTTGTTGCCATTCATTTGGATTAAAGCTGCCATCTGATTTTGAGTCACTGTCCAAGAGAAAGACACTTCCTTCaagttttacttttatatctgGAGATGATGATGGTGTTGTTTGCTGTTCCAAAGCTGGATCACTGGCAATAAGAGCAGAAGAGTTCAAGGGTTGATTTGCCACCATGTGTGAACTGATGTTTATTGATAGCTTGCTAGGAATCTGAGCACCTGGTGTTGAACTTTCTGTTTTCCCTGAATGTGGAACCTTTTGGTCTTTCTTAACACTGCCTGGTTTCTGACCTTCTGTGATAACTGCAGAAAGCTGTTCCACAATTGGTTTCTTTACAGGAGGCACCTGGGACTCTTGCAATGTAGAAGACAGTCGTTTTCTTGGACTTTTAGTGCATAATTTAGggtctttattatttattgagtcaCCATTAGACGGTGAGCTGGTGCTGGTGAAAGTTAAGTTCTGAGAAGCAACTGAGAGAGTGACAGTGCTCTGATTATTGCCTGTTGACGTGCCTGGCACAATTTCATTACAGCGACTTTTACATTTGGTCCTCTGGTCACAGACCTTAGTTGCTTTTATTTCAATGATACCTTCATTTGAAGGTTTCTGCACTACTCCATCTGTATTACTTTTCGGACCCAAAAGGGCACTAGGTGTTGTTTGGGGAGCTTTAGCCCCATCAGAGTTCTCTTGGCACTGTACAGGATGCTCATCTGATGATGTTTCAGGTTCCATTTTGACTTCCACAGCAGATGTTCCTCCAGCGCTGCTGCTTCGGGACCCAGGAGACTGAAGTGAAACAACAGAACCATTCTTGATCTGTGGAATGCTCCTCGATTCTTCTGTTGTTCCTGTAGCACTGTTGACTGAGGCAGAATGTTTAAGAGGGGCACTACTGTTGCTGGGTGTGAGGGATATTGTTGTCATTTTCACCACATTTAGAGAACTCATGTGTGAAGCAGGTACAACAGCAGTTTTGATGGGACTACTAGTAAAGAGGACAGTAGTTGGAGAGCGGATGGTGAGCGCACTGGTGTTGGCTGGTTTGGGTAAGATCTGAGGGTAACGGTGCCGGGCAGAACGATCCCCGCCAGGACTGGCTGGAACGTTCTGAGGAGTCTTTGGTGCCTGTTTCACAGACTGCATGTGCTGAGTGACCACTTGTACATTGAGGGGAAGAACTTTGCCGTCAGAAGAACTCACTGGACTTGGTGAAGTTACCAATTGCCTGGTCCGCTGGACCTGTTATaaagtacaaaacaaaaaaccagattTAAGAAGTCCGGGTTATAAATAGTAATTCGTATATCTATATGCTTTTATGgaatttattaaatgttaatgttaaaaagaaaaaaaaagacagttccTATGTTAAAAGGCAGTTCTTCTAGATCAGGTTCTATACAACCAGACACATAAATATAACAAATGCAACCATAATGcagtataattataaaatataataataagaaaGAACATTAAATCATTTTTCAGTTAACAAGACTAATATCTTCACATTTGtgatgaatatttgctgaaaCAATGATTTAAGGAGGTTATAGGAAGAAGAGATAAAATCTTCAAGAAACATACAACAAAGGTATCTATTGGAATCTATGTCAAAAAGATGGCTTACTCATAAGGGAAACTGTCATATAATGGGTCTACCTTGGACTTTAGTAACTGGACCACCATGACTAAGGTCCCAAACAAGACTACTATCTACTCAAGTTTGCTCTACAGTGAATTGTGTGGTTCCCAGGTATTTCAAGTTTTAATGGCATGATGATAACGATGATAgcaagaacaagaaaaacaaaacaaagttatcTCCTTAataatattatcaataataacacAAAGTACCACTTTACTCTGGCATGAtgcattctcattttaaaagctcCTTCATCATAACCTTAGTTGTGTGAGATAGGAAAGGAGACAATTAACCTCtatttgtagataaggaaacaaaCTAGCTATCTAAAAGGACCAACCCAAGGTCCTATTACTACATCCAGCAAGCCACAGATAGGCCTATGTTAAAGCATTATTAATACACATTATAGTTTTGCTCCACC encodes:
- the RFX7 gene encoding DNA-binding protein RFX7 codes for the protein MAEEQQQPPPQQPDAHQQLPPSAPNSGVALPALVPGLPGTEASALQHKIKNSICKTVQSKVDCILQEVEKFTDLEKLYLYLQLPSGLSNGEKSDQNAMSSSRAQQMHAFSWIRNTLEEHPETSLPKQEVYDEYKSYCDNLGYHPLSAADFGKIMKNVFPNMKARRLGTRGKSKYCYSGLRKKAFVHMPTLPNLDFHKTGDGLEGAEPSGQLQNIDEEVISSACRLVCEWAQKVLSQPFDTVLELARFLVKSHYIGTKSMAALTVMAAAPAGIKGITQPSAFIPTAESNSFQPQVKTLPSPIDAKQQLQRKIQKKQQEQKLQSPLPGESSAKKSEGATTNGVTNLPNGNPAILSPQPIGIVVAAVPSPIPVQRTRQLVTSPSPVSSSDGKVLPLNVQVVTQHMQSVKQAPKTPQNVPASPGGDRSARHRYPQILPKPANTSALTIRSPTTVLFTSSPIKTAVVPASHMSSLNVVKMTTISLTPSNSSAPLKHSASVNSATGTTEESRSIPQIKNGSVVSLQSPGSRSSSAGGTSAVEVKMEPETSSDEHPVQCQENSDGAKAPQTTPSALLGPKSNTDGVVQKPSNEGIIEIKATKVCDQRTKCKSRCNEIVPGTSTGNNQSTVTLSVASQNLTFTSTSSPSNGDSINNKDPKLCTKSPRKRLSSTLQESQVPPVKKPIVEQLSAVITEGQKPGSVKKDQKVPHSGKTESSTPGAQIPSKLSINISSHMVANQPLNSSALIASDPALEQQTTPSSSPDIKVKLEGSVFLLDSDSKSDGSFNPNEWQQITKDSEFISASCEQQQDVSVMTIPEHSDINDLEKSVWELEGMPQETYTQQLHSQIQESSLNQIQAHSSDQLPLQSELKEFEPSVSQTNESYFPFDDELTQDSIVEELVLMEQQMSMNNSHSYGNCLGMTLQSQSVTPGAPMSSHTSSTHFYHPIHSNGTPVHTPTPTPTPTPTPTPTPTPTSEMIAGSQSLSRESPCSRLAQTTPVDSALGSSRHTPIGTPHSNCSSSVPPSPVECRNPFAFTPISSSMAYHDASIVSSSPVKPMQRPMATHPDKTKLEWMNNGYSGVGNSSVSGHGILPSYQELVEDRFRKPHAFAVPGQSYQSQSRHHDTHFGRLTPVSPVQQPGATVNNTNKQEGFAVPAPLDNKGTNSSASSNFRCRSVSPAVHRQRNLSGSTLYPVSNIPRSNVTPFGSPVTPEVHVFTNVHTDACANNIAQRSQSVPLTVMMQTAFPNALQKQTNSKKITNVLLSKLDSDNDDAVRGLGMNNLPSNYTARMNLTQILETSAVFPSANPQNMIDSSTSVYEFQTPSYLTKSNSTDQINFSPGDNQAQSEIGEPQLDFNSTVKDLLSGDSLQTNQQLVGQVASDLTNSASDFSSDIRLSSELSGSINDLNTLDPNLLFDPGRQQGQDDEATLEELKNDPLFQQICSESMNSMTSSGFEWIESKDHPTVEMLG